From Roseimicrobium gellanilyticum, a single genomic window includes:
- a CDS encoding tetratricopeptide repeat protein — protein sequence MPVSLPLRMIPATAPRVPRAGFLPGSDIAAWLEEMARHAGMKFFIVPGSSEDLEPGGLLLMPATVSSAPAQFGPRVQPAAVEHGCVAVPLPMQLDPQLAPEEARRLLQYDYYFFHPSIGLIAFEESDAIQPEVLVVPPLPRSTSWMHAVHGRTPLPELLHITLALSEDVSGLFGEASEDIGSSDPKDLQRDSGKGAWVKDTLGNAIGTFGSWIMSGISKLGGGSDAGGDGKNADSSSGSGGKTGHEGKQRSPLWNKLQSWSAEQLAKLQRQREGAVQRLLNMLESDPDKGLRYALPLGGGERGRGIAPPSGRLSERNPTFGFGMRGGGGAADFWNVSADTQWKLRQKYLDLANRELAVGNFDRAAYIFAHLLGDWHAAAGALVRGKRFQEAAKIYEEKLQNKHLAAKCLEDGGLLAEAVLLYADLERHEKCGDLLRLLGREHDAVEAFRRALSGSSDRLHDARILYEKLNQPGLALAVLASGWPGSAQARACLETHFEYLHRLGAHDDALALAMRLDETRNHIHPPLEMARALHIIREKQTDPRVRERLSSVNITAIGYALRSCAPGDAHAFAEVLQKMEASDLLLRRDAIRYAESRFHEPRAVIKPQSSTKAPVSLTKVQQWSLPKDEDVEWHRFHTSGDSWLVRGAHRRSVQEFWMLGTRDTTVGKLTPCTSRHSTSHLQAHLLRGSTAWLPFSRGEQGTFYGCARLEDFRHPPTSPEPLISRLGWMPPAVIAMCPTPDGVWILHAREQGTIDLSHSTLEGKLRRTYALGISQGEMPEGVHMVTHGEHIWISAGSAMVYVAQGKIVAEMDLQAPIHRLVASPHTHTPGVLVSTSAEVKLITPRVVEEITLGSRGGNQNFGAFFGDGRILVGSERGAKILAGVADLKEIGSIDPLGLIVDYAPWSVDSMAVLDAGGMVRIYR from the coding sequence ATGCCAGTCTCCCTTCCACTCCGAATGATCCCTGCCACGGCACCACGGGTGCCGCGTGCCGGCTTCCTGCCGGGTAGCGACATCGCGGCCTGGCTGGAGGAGATGGCGCGGCATGCCGGCATGAAGTTCTTCATCGTCCCGGGATCCTCGGAAGACCTGGAGCCCGGTGGCTTGCTGTTGATGCCCGCCACAGTCAGCAGCGCGCCGGCGCAGTTTGGTCCACGTGTGCAACCCGCTGCGGTGGAGCATGGCTGCGTGGCTGTACCGCTCCCGATGCAGTTGGATCCCCAGCTGGCTCCTGAGGAGGCGCGGAGGTTGTTGCAGTACGACTATTATTTTTTTCATCCTTCGATTGGGCTCATCGCATTCGAGGAGTCGGATGCCATCCAGCCTGAAGTTCTCGTCGTTCCTCCGCTGCCGCGTTCGACCTCGTGGATGCATGCCGTGCATGGAAGGACTCCTCTGCCCGAGCTTCTTCATATCACGCTTGCACTGTCGGAGGATGTGAGCGGACTCTTTGGCGAAGCCTCGGAAGACATCGGCTCTTCGGATCCCAAGGACTTGCAACGTGACTCGGGCAAGGGCGCGTGGGTCAAGGACACGTTGGGTAATGCCATTGGCACCTTCGGGAGTTGGATCATGTCCGGCATCTCCAAGCTGGGAGGGGGCAGCGACGCTGGAGGTGATGGCAAGAACGCCGACTCCTCCTCTGGATCAGGCGGCAAGACAGGCCATGAAGGCAAACAGCGTTCGCCTCTCTGGAACAAGCTTCAGAGCTGGTCTGCGGAGCAACTCGCCAAACTCCAGCGTCAACGTGAGGGCGCGGTCCAGAGGTTGCTCAACATGCTGGAGAGTGACCCGGATAAGGGGTTGCGCTATGCACTTCCCCTTGGTGGAGGTGAAAGAGGGCGTGGCATCGCTCCACCATCAGGAAGGTTGTCCGAGCGCAATCCCACCTTTGGTTTTGGCATGCGCGGTGGCGGGGGGGCGGCGGACTTCTGGAATGTCTCCGCGGACACGCAGTGGAAGCTGCGACAGAAATACCTCGACCTTGCCAATCGCGAACTGGCGGTGGGCAATTTTGATCGCGCGGCCTACATCTTCGCCCATCTGCTGGGGGACTGGCATGCTGCTGCCGGCGCTTTGGTACGCGGGAAACGATTTCAGGAGGCCGCGAAGATCTACGAGGAGAAACTGCAGAACAAACATCTCGCCGCCAAATGCCTGGAGGACGGCGGACTGCTGGCGGAGGCGGTGTTGCTGTACGCCGACCTTGAGCGCCATGAGAAGTGCGGCGATCTTCTGCGATTACTCGGACGCGAGCACGATGCTGTGGAAGCTTTTCGCCGGGCTCTGTCGGGCAGCAGCGATCGTCTTCATGATGCCCGCATCCTCTATGAAAAGCTGAACCAGCCGGGGCTCGCCCTCGCTGTGTTGGCCAGCGGATGGCCTGGCTCCGCTCAGGCTCGGGCGTGTCTGGAGACGCACTTTGAGTATCTGCATCGTCTCGGTGCGCATGATGACGCCCTGGCGCTTGCGATGCGGCTCGATGAAACCCGGAACCACATTCATCCGCCCCTGGAAATGGCTCGTGCGCTGCACATCATTCGCGAGAAGCAGACAGACCCGCGCGTGCGTGAGCGGCTCAGCAGCGTGAATATCACCGCCATCGGTTACGCATTGAGGTCGTGCGCTCCAGGTGATGCGCATGCGTTCGCCGAGGTCCTGCAGAAGATGGAGGCCTCAGATCTCCTGCTCCGCCGCGATGCCATTCGGTACGCCGAATCGCGCTTCCACGAGCCGCGTGCGGTCATCAAACCGCAGAGCTCCACAAAGGCTCCAGTCTCCCTCACCAAGGTGCAGCAATGGTCCCTGCCGAAGGACGAGGATGTCGAGTGGCATCGCTTCCATACTTCGGGGGATTCCTGGCTGGTTCGGGGGGCGCATCGCAGGTCTGTCCAGGAATTTTGGATGCTGGGGACGCGCGATACTACTGTGGGGAAGCTCACTCCGTGCACAAGCCGGCACTCGACTTCTCACCTGCAAGCGCATCTTCTCCGGGGTTCCACCGCCTGGTTGCCATTTTCCCGGGGTGAGCAGGGAACGTTTTACGGCTGTGCCCGATTGGAAGATTTTCGTCACCCTCCTACAAGCCCTGAACCATTGATTTCGAGGCTCGGATGGATGCCTCCGGCAGTGATCGCGATGTGTCCCACACCCGATGGGGTGTGGATTCTCCATGCGCGGGAGCAGGGTACGATTGATCTCTCACATTCCACTCTGGAGGGGAAACTCCGGCGGACCTATGCCTTGGGGATATCCCAGGGCGAGATGCCGGAAGGCGTGCACATGGTGACCCATGGGGAGCATATCTGGATCTCGGCTGGCAGCGCGATGGTGTATGTGGCGCAAGGGAAGATCGTTGCGGAGATGGATCTGCAGGCGCCAATTCACAGGCTTGTGGCTTCGCCACATACACACACGCCGGGAGTGCTGGTCTCAACGTCTGCCGAAGTGAAGCTGATCACGCCGAGAGTGGTGGAAGAGATCACGCTGGGCAGTCGCGGGGGGAACCAGAATTTCGGCGCCTTTTTCGGGGATGGCCGGATTCTCGTCGGCAGCGAGCGGGGAGCGAAGATCCTCGCCGGGGTGGCGGACCTCAAGGAAATTGGGAGCATCGATCCGCTCGGGCTCATCGTGGACTATGCGCCCTGGTCCGTGGACTCCATGGCCGTGCTGGACGCAGGGGGCATGGTGCGCATCTACCGGTAG
- a CDS encoding AAA family ATPase, whose translation MEPTAVANRLSEHLLRPLKSLFVGKDEVIDVMGVALVGGENLFLHGPPGTAKSALVHEVARRLEARSYDYLLTRFTEPSELFGPFDIRRLREGDLVTNTDGMLPEADFVFLDEILNANSAILNSLLLVLNERVFRRGRETRKLPALMVVGASNHLPEEEALRALFDRFLLRVHCGYVPGEALGAVIEAGWEIEKSRRGVVPSCGLGANDIRALQEALPLVDLQPVRPAYLALVARLRAGGIDVSDRRAVKLQRVIAASALMCGRMAAQVSDLWVMRCIWDREEQRELLSSIVQETLAKAEPSATDHPQAYGAAAPDPQALARDLDALDAGWEAAVPGVAKDQLAALAARVPWVQQAEARNSLQEKVEALWRKAGA comes from the coding sequence ATGGAACCCACCGCCGTTGCGAACCGACTTTCCGAGCATCTTCTGCGTCCCCTCAAGAGCCTCTTCGTGGGCAAAGACGAAGTCATCGATGTCATGGGCGTCGCCCTCGTCGGTGGCGAGAATCTCTTCCTGCACGGTCCTCCCGGTACGGCCAAGAGTGCGCTCGTTCATGAAGTCGCTCGCCGCTTGGAGGCTCGCTCGTATGACTACCTCCTGACGCGCTTCACCGAGCCGAGTGAGTTGTTTGGCCCCTTCGACATCCGCCGGCTTCGCGAGGGCGACCTCGTCACGAATACCGATGGCATGCTTCCTGAGGCCGACTTCGTGTTCCTTGATGAGATCCTCAACGCCAACAGCGCCATCCTCAACAGCCTGCTGCTGGTGTTGAATGAACGTGTGTTCCGCCGTGGCCGCGAGACGCGCAAACTTCCCGCCCTCATGGTCGTGGGTGCCAGCAACCACCTGCCCGAGGAGGAAGCTCTGCGTGCGCTCTTTGATCGTTTCCTGCTGCGTGTGCACTGCGGTTATGTCCCCGGTGAAGCGCTGGGCGCCGTGATTGAAGCAGGCTGGGAAATCGAAAAGAGCCGCCGTGGAGTCGTGCCGTCCTGTGGTCTGGGCGCCAATGACATCCGCGCGCTTCAGGAAGCCCTGCCGCTGGTGGATCTCCAGCCGGTGAGGCCGGCTTACCTTGCCCTCGTGGCACGACTGCGTGCGGGTGGTATCGATGTTTCTGATCGCCGTGCGGTGAAACTGCAGCGGGTCATCGCCGCGAGCGCCCTCATGTGCGGGCGCATGGCAGCCCAAGTTTCAGACCTCTGGGTCATGCGTTGCATCTGGGATCGAGAGGAACAGCGGGAACTGCTTTCCTCCATCGTGCAGGAGACGCTGGCGAAGGCCGAGCCCTCCGCTACGGACCATCCGCAGGCCTACGGCGCCGCTGCTCCGGATCCCCAGGCGCTTGCGAGAGACCTGGATGCCCTTGATGCCGGTTGGGAGGCGGCAGTTCCTGGCGTGGCAAAAGATCAGCTCGCGGCACTGGCTGCGCGCGTGCCATGGGTGCAACAGGCGGAGGCGCGGAATTCCCTTCAGGAGAAGGTAGAGGCGCTCTGGAGGAAGGCAGGTGCATGA
- a CDS encoding Dps family protein, translated as MATKTISQGVAADPVVTALNKLLADSYSLMADTHLAHWNVEGSDFFQLHTAFQSQYEELFEAVDEIAERIRALGSYAEGGLGRLAKLSDVAPLPGGRLPAKDFVAHLIEGHEKAAASCKGVENAAQEADDLETQDLAIKRRQTHQKTLWMLNSFLK; from the coding sequence ATGGCTACCAAAACCATCTCACAAGGAGTGGCCGCCGATCCAGTTGTGACGGCCTTGAACAAATTGCTCGCCGATAGCTACAGCTTGATGGCGGATACCCACCTCGCCCACTGGAATGTGGAAGGTTCGGACTTCTTCCAACTGCACACGGCTTTCCAGTCGCAGTATGAGGAACTCTTCGAAGCGGTCGACGAGATTGCCGAGCGCATCCGTGCCCTTGGCAGCTACGCGGAAGGCGGACTGGGACGTCTCGCCAAACTTTCTGACGTGGCACCGCTGCCCGGAGGTCGCCTGCCTGCGAAGGATTTCGTGGCGCACCTGATTGAAGGTCATGAGAAGGCTGCCGCTTCCTGCAAAGGGGTGGAGAACGCCGCTCAAGAGGCCGACGATCTGGAAACCCAAGACCTGGCCATCAAGCGCCGCCAGACCCACCAGAAGACGCTCTGGATGCTGAACAGCTTCCTGAAGTAG
- a CDS encoding DUF1501 domain-containing protein, translating into MFKFSGKGSITTCDGVSRRDFLQAGTLGALGLTLPHFNALRAMGAVDKKKDDKACIMIFNLGAPSQMDTWDPKPDAPREVRGPFKAISTNVPGIQLTEIFPHMAKIADKFSLVRSVYHTAAAVHDTGHQMMQTGRLFSGGINTPHVGCALEFLKGRKNEMPAHVILPEPMGPTGGNMPHGQDAGFLGKTYDPFVLNADPSAKDFKVPDLLPPSEISEVRLDRRRSLRQLVDDSVKNFEASEAAKLMDTNFSDAYRLMTSSTAREAFDLTQEKPAVRERYGMNRFGQCCLLARRLVERGVRFVTVNSFITVFNEITWDIHGSKPFTSIEGMRDLVAPMYDQGYSALIEDLHQRGMLDGTLVCNLAEFGRTPKVNPAGGRDHWPGVWTIGFAGGGVKGGRVVGKSDEIGAYPAERAVTPSHVVATIYEAMGIDLETELPGPQNRPFPVVDRGFDPIKELF; encoded by the coding sequence ATGTTCAAGTTCTCTGGCAAGGGATCCATCACCACCTGCGATGGTGTATCACGTCGTGACTTCCTCCAAGCGGGCACGCTCGGCGCGCTGGGTCTGACGCTCCCGCACTTCAACGCGCTGCGGGCCATGGGCGCCGTGGACAAGAAGAAGGACGACAAGGCGTGCATCATGATCTTCAACCTTGGAGCGCCCAGTCAGATGGATACCTGGGACCCCAAGCCGGATGCTCCGCGCGAGGTGCGTGGTCCTTTCAAGGCCATCTCCACCAATGTACCCGGGATTCAACTTACAGAGATCTTCCCCCACATGGCGAAGATTGCGGACAAGTTCTCCCTGGTGCGCAGTGTGTACCACACGGCTGCCGCGGTGCATGACACGGGACACCAGATGATGCAGACGGGCCGCCTTTTCTCCGGTGGCATCAATACGCCGCACGTGGGCTGTGCCCTGGAGTTCCTGAAGGGGCGCAAGAATGAAATGCCCGCGCATGTGATCCTGCCGGAGCCGATGGGACCCACGGGTGGCAACATGCCGCACGGGCAGGACGCGGGCTTCCTCGGTAAGACGTACGATCCTTTTGTGCTGAATGCGGACCCTTCCGCAAAGGATTTCAAAGTACCGGATCTGCTGCCTCCGAGTGAGATCAGTGAGGTGCGGCTGGATCGCCGCCGCAGTCTGCGCCAGCTCGTGGATGATTCCGTGAAGAACTTCGAGGCCAGCGAAGCGGCGAAGTTGATGGACACCAACTTTAGCGATGCCTATCGACTGATGACCAGCAGCACGGCGCGCGAGGCCTTTGACCTGACGCAGGAGAAGCCAGCGGTGCGTGAGCGTTATGGCATGAACCGCTTTGGCCAGTGCTGCCTGCTGGCGCGTCGTCTCGTGGAGCGCGGGGTGCGCTTCGTGACGGTGAACAGCTTCATCACCGTCTTTAATGAAATCACCTGGGACATCCACGGCAGCAAGCCCTTTACCAGCATCGAAGGGATGCGCGACCTCGTGGCGCCCATGTACGATCAAGGCTACAGCGCGCTCATTGAGGACCTGCATCAGCGTGGCATGCTGGATGGCACCCTGGTTTGCAATCTTGCTGAATTCGGCCGTACGCCGAAGGTGAATCCTGCGGGAGGCCGGGACCACTGGCCTGGAGTGTGGACCATCGGCTTCGCCGGTGGTGGCGTGAAGGGCGGCCGTGTGGTGGGCAAGAGCGACGAGATCGGCGCCTATCCCGCCGAGCGCGCCGTAACTCCCTCCCATGTGGTAGCGACCATCTATGAGGCCATGGGCATTGATCTGGAAACAGAACTGCCCGGTCCGCAGAATCGTCCCTTCCCCGTGGTGGATCGCGGTTTCGATCCCATCAAGGAGCTTTTCTAG
- a CDS encoding DUF1553 domain-containing protein, with amino-acid sequence MNLRMRPVFSVSIQLLGCLGLIASSASAADISFRNQVQPLLARYGCSSGACHGAAAGQGGFRLSLRGYDDMGDYLSITRSAQGRRITLEDPSRSLLLMKATKAVPHKGGEKIKADWPEYQILAEWIAQGAPGPLENDARIQRIEVSPAHVTLKAGQTQPLKVTAFFNNGKSEDVTRWAKYTAGNTSVATVDDDGKVKVVGRGEGTVTAWYLSQLAIATITVPYEHDVLAKAFEAFKPRNVIDERVKEKLVELNIPPSERCTDAEFIRRAFLDVLGILPTPEETRTFLADAKADKRDRLIEQLLQRPEFVDFWSYKWSDLLLVNSDKLPVQPMWSYYQWIRRNVELNTPWDVMVRDLLTSTGSTLENGAGNFFTLHDEPTRLAETVSTAFLGMSIACAKCHNHPMEKWTNDQYFAFANLFSRVRAKNGGVTDERVIFAATEGDIVQPLTGRAQTPTPLDAKPVSITSTKDRRVPLADWLTAPENPWFSRAITNRVWKNFFSTALVESVDDLRMTNPASNEKLLSDAAAHLAKSKFDLKALMRLILQSETYQRSSVALPENKDDTRFYSRYYPRRLMAEVMLDSVSQVTAVPTKFNMDKRNANKGIGAGYPMGYRALQLPDSNTVSYFLNSFGRPDRVQTCDCERTNEPSMAQALHIANGDTMNQKLKEKDNRVAALLASGKPDAEILEQAYLLCLSREPTEKERAGVLKVLAEVKSPEDRRLALEDVFWGLMSSREFLFNH; translated from the coding sequence ATGAATCTCCGAATGCGTCCTGTATTCTCCGTCTCAATCCAGCTTTTAGGCTGCCTTGGCCTGATAGCTTCCTCGGCCTCTGCTGCGGACATTTCCTTCCGCAATCAGGTGCAGCCCCTCCTCGCACGCTATGGATGCTCCAGCGGAGCATGCCATGGTGCTGCTGCGGGGCAAGGCGGCTTCCGCCTGTCCCTGCGGGGGTATGATGACATGGGCGACTACCTCAGCATCACACGCTCTGCTCAAGGTCGTCGCATCACTCTGGAAGATCCTTCTCGCAGTCTACTGCTGATGAAGGCGACAAAAGCCGTGCCACACAAGGGTGGTGAGAAGATCAAGGCCGACTGGCCGGAGTATCAGATCCTCGCGGAGTGGATCGCTCAAGGAGCGCCCGGACCGCTAGAGAACGATGCGCGCATTCAGCGCATCGAAGTTTCGCCCGCGCACGTGACACTGAAAGCGGGGCAGACACAGCCGCTCAAGGTGACGGCCTTCTTCAACAACGGGAAGAGCGAAGACGTCACGCGCTGGGCCAAATACACCGCGGGGAATACATCGGTGGCCACCGTGGATGATGACGGCAAGGTGAAGGTGGTGGGCCGTGGTGAAGGTACCGTGACGGCGTGGTATCTGAGTCAGCTCGCGATTGCGACCATCACGGTGCCGTATGAACACGATGTGCTGGCAAAGGCATTTGAAGCCTTCAAGCCGCGCAACGTGATCGATGAGCGCGTGAAGGAGAAGCTGGTGGAGCTGAATATTCCACCATCGGAGCGGTGCACAGATGCGGAATTCATCCGCCGCGCCTTTCTGGATGTCCTCGGCATATTGCCCACGCCCGAAGAAACGCGAACCTTCCTCGCCGATGCGAAGGCAGACAAGCGGGATCGCCTGATCGAGCAGTTGCTACAGCGTCCAGAGTTTGTGGACTTCTGGAGCTACAAGTGGAGCGACCTCCTGCTGGTGAACAGCGACAAGCTGCCCGTGCAGCCGATGTGGAGCTACTACCAGTGGATCCGCCGCAACGTGGAACTGAACACGCCGTGGGATGTGATGGTGCGTGATCTGCTCACGTCCACCGGCAGCACACTGGAGAACGGCGCGGGCAACTTCTTCACGTTGCACGATGAGCCCACGCGGTTGGCGGAGACCGTTTCCACGGCGTTCCTCGGCATGTCCATTGCGTGTGCGAAGTGCCACAACCACCCGATGGAGAAGTGGACCAACGACCAGTACTTCGCCTTCGCCAATCTTTTCTCCCGCGTGCGCGCGAAGAACGGCGGTGTGACGGATGAGCGCGTGATCTTCGCCGCGACGGAAGGCGACATTGTACAACCTCTCACCGGCCGTGCGCAGACTCCCACCCCCCTGGATGCCAAGCCAGTGAGCATCACCTCCACGAAGGATCGGCGCGTCCCGTTGGCTGATTGGCTGACTGCGCCGGAGAATCCGTGGTTCTCGCGCGCCATCACGAATCGCGTATGGAAAAATTTCTTCTCCACTGCGCTGGTCGAGTCCGTAGATGACCTCCGCATGACCAATCCCGCCAGCAACGAAAAGCTGTTGAGCGATGCCGCGGCACACCTGGCAAAGAGCAAGTTCGACCTGAAGGCACTCATGCGTCTGATTTTGCAAAGTGAAACCTACCAGCGCAGCAGTGTCGCGCTTCCTGAGAACAAGGACGACACACGCTTCTACTCCCGCTACTACCCCCGCCGACTGATGGCGGAGGTGATGCTGGACTCGGTGAGTCAGGTGACGGCGGTGCCCACAAAGTTCAACATGGACAAGCGCAATGCCAACAAGGGCATCGGTGCTGGATACCCCATGGGCTATCGGGCCCTGCAGCTTCCTGATTCGAATACGGTGAGCTATTTCCTGAACAGCTTCGGCCGTCCGGATCGCGTGCAGACCTGTGACTGTGAGCGCACCAACGAACCGAGCATGGCCCAGGCCCTGCACATCGCGAATGGTGACACGATGAACCAGAAGCTGAAGGAGAAGGACAATCGTGTGGCCGCCTTGCTGGCCTCTGGCAAACCGGATGCGGAGATTCTGGAGCAAGCGTATCTGCTGTGTCTCAGCCGCGAACCTACGGAGAAGGAGCGCGCAGGAGTGTTGAAGGTGCTCGCCGAAGTCAAATCACCGGAGGATCGCCGGCTCGCCCTGGAAGACGTGTTCTGGGGGCTGATGAGCTCGCGGGAGTTTTTGTTCAATCACTAA